The proteins below come from a single Mugil cephalus isolate CIBA_MC_2020 chromosome 7, CIBA_Mcephalus_1.1, whole genome shotgun sequence genomic window:
- the mrps14 gene encoding 28S ribosomal protein S14, mitochondrial: MATHRIACLGLNALYSTVCAPKQGLRSCWQAVEQVRGYYVNWRMLRDVKRRQMAFEYADERLRINSLRKNTILPKELQEVADKEIASLPKDSCPVRIRNRCVMTSRPRGVKRRWRLSRIVFRHLADHNQISGVLRSRW, from the exons ATGGCGACCCACAGAATAGCATGTTTAGGGCTAAATGCCCTTTATTCCACGGTCTGTGCCCCTAAGCAG GGTCTGAGGAGCTGCTGGCAGGCTGTGGAGCAGGTGAGAGGTTACTATGTCAACTGGAGGATGCTGAGGGATGTCAAGAGGAGGCAGATGGCCTTTGAATATGCAGATGAGCGGTTACGGATCAATTCACTGAGAAAGAACACCATCCTACCCAAAGAGCTGCAG GAAGTTGCAGACAAAGAGATTGCATCACTACCCAAAGACAGTTGTCCTGTGAGGATACGCAACAGGTGTGTGATGACTTCCAGACCTCGGGGTGTGAAGCGGAGATGGCGACTGAGCCGAATTGTCTTCCGTCATTTAGCTGACCATAACCAGATATCTGGGGTTCTGAGGTCACGGTGGTGA
- the LOC125011233 gene encoding calcyclin-binding protein encodes MDLTGQINQLEADLQELGSLLEKAERKRVQELLKQEQKKVEKELATKRQQKEQQARREADPSSASKAAYTVKITSYAWDQSEKFVKIYLALKDVHKIPSENVEVNFTERSFSVLVKDLDGKNHQMTVLNLLYPIDEKDSHKKMKTDMVLIMCKKQATKKWDCLTTVEKRSKEKDKPTMEDNADPSDGLMTMLKKIYSEGDDEMKRTINKAWTESQEKKMRGEEMMDF; translated from the exons ATGGATCTAACCGGACAG ATCAATCAGCTGGAGGCGGACCTGCAAGAGCTGGGCTCCCTCCTGGAGaaggcagagaggaaaagagtgCAGGAGCTGTTAAAAcaggagcagaagaaggtggagaaggagctggCGACAAAACGACAACAGAAGGAGCAGCAGGCCAGGAGAGAGGCGGACCCATCCTCAGCCTCCAAAGCAGCGTACACGGTCAAGATTACCAGCTATG CTTGGGACCAATCGGAGAAATTTGTCAAAATCTACCTTGCGTTGAAAGACGTGCACAAAATTCCCTCTGAAAACGTAGAGGTCAATTTTACAGAAAG GTCATTTTCTGTGCTGGTTAAGGATCTAGATGGAAAAAACCATCAGATGACCGTTCTCAACCTGTTATATCCAATTGATGAAAAGGACAGCCACAAAAAG ATGAAGACGGACATGGTGTTGATCATGTGTAAGAAGCAGGCTACGAAGAAGTGGGACTGCCTAACAACAGTGGAAAAGCGGTCTAAGGAGAAAGA TAAACCCACTATGGAAGACAATGCAGACCCCAGCGACGGCCTGATGACCATGCTGAAGAAGATCTACTCAGAGGGAGACGACGAGATGAAGAGAACGATCAACAAAGCCTGGACAGAGTcccaagagaagaagatgagaggagaagaaatgatGGACTTCTAA